The Rhineura floridana isolate rRhiFlo1 chromosome 17, rRhiFlo1.hap2, whole genome shotgun sequence genomic interval cagagatgattttaccattgccttcctctgaggctgagaggcagtgactggcctaaggtcacccagtgagcttcatggctgtgtggggtttgaaccctggtctcccaggtcgtagtccaacactgacttggGGGAACCACAggaaggtaggaggaggggaggagattcagtgggcaggcaggcactgggcacaggggaagctcctttccttgccagaaggaaaacattgtgaacaatatcattgcttttcagtttcccccacctttttattctacaccaggcacatgtagcctcccacccaaatttaaaccaaagctgaccctggccacatccacaccagatctttatttcactttggacagccatggcttctctcaaagaatcctgggaagtgtagttagtgaagggtgctgagagttgctaaaagacaccctgttcccctcacagaccttcaatcagagtggctgactgttaaaccagtcagtggaacaggagtctcctctcagcatccttcacaaactacacttcccaggattctttgggggaacccatgactgtctcagtgaaatcaaagtctgatgtgggtgtgtccatctgattaggcaagccaagcagctgtgagtctggctttaggacactgacagttgtttcttactgaaacactatcattcagttcaatgcaaaatttcttaaattaattaaaagtcagccaggcattttaaaaacttttaaactacagaagataaggtcagagtatggggcaaggtcagtaataggattccaggtactctgtgaacatagctgatttttaatgaatttcaacagattatgagaactctgacagaaaaaaagtccaaaagggctctggagtttttttcctctgtttttagactttgaactctattctctctgactgttttgtgtatcaccatgaaaatttagaggttggttaagcaagcgtttctgagttcaggagtataagttttgtaaggttttgttttgaaatgagcttatgggaaggatcagaatgacaTACGGGGGGTTTTTCAAAGTGCATATGAGACACACACCTACAGTGGCTCAAATCACTGACCAGAGTTGGCTAAGATGTAGACCTCCAtatgttagactacaattcccatcagacccagcgaGCATGGtcaatgacgggagttgtagtctagcaacacctggagggccacaggttagctccCCCTGCCACACAGACCATGTTTCATTCTAatccaaggatgggaaacctgtggccttttagatgttgctgagctacagctcGGATCACTCATCACCATTTGGCTATGCtgaccggggctgatgggagttggaatccaacagccggggggggggtggacaaattaatctctctctctctctctctctctctccctctccgtgGAAAGAATGGATTGGTTAGGCTTGGCTTCTGCGTCACGACGCAGGAGCGCTCCGATGACGTCAGCGGCAAATCCTGTTGCCCGAATGTAAACACGTTGCTTGACTGGTTACCCCCCTCTTTTCCTCGCTCCGCTGACATCCGGGCCTTTTGCGAGGGGAACCCGTGCGAGCCCGGGGCAGGCGTTGGCAGTTGGGCAGAAACTCTGGGGACGAGGAGGAGGCGGAGCTCTGCAGGTGTGTATATGGCGGCGGCGCTGCTGTCCGCCCTGGTTGCCAGGTTTTCTCAGTCGGCGGCCGCCAGGTCGTACGGGCTCTTCTGTAAAGGGCTGACTCGGACCCTCCTAATCTTCTTCGACTTGGCCTGGAAGCTCCGCATCAACTTCCCGTATCTCTACATCGTGGCCTCCATGATGCTCAACGTCAGGCTACAGGTGACacatttttgggtgtgtgtgtgtgtcagggaatTTGGACGTTTCAGGTAAAAAAAACAAGCGACTCTCAGCCTTTCCCTCATAGAAGGGGTGGAGGGTCAGTCCTCTCCGGGTTGTGGGTGAGTGAGTGTGGTTGCTTCAGTTttggtgggtaggtgggtgtttgtatacaaagaaaaacaaactaaCCAATCTTGCATGTATTTTATgtactcattttatttattttattttaaaaaatttaggcTGCTTTTCTGGCCAAATGcctgcccaaagtggcttacaatcaaaacagcagataaaaataattcaaacttCAAAAGTAGTACAAAAATTACTACTTTTTATGTTCTGTCTTTCCTCTAAGGAGATAAAGTCAACACCCATGGTTCTCACCTCACCGCTTGACTTCATTCtctcaacagccctgtgaagtagacTAGATTGAGAAATGACCTTTGGTGAATAGGACAAAGAGACTCTCTGTAGGCTCCTTctttcttgggtgtgtgtgtgggttaacCTGTGCCTGCTTGACTCAGTGTGCATGTGTACCAATAAATCTAGCACATACttcatgtatttttattaattatatttaagtTCTCTAATTTGATCAACTTGCCCCTTCCTTTCTGTCTCTGCCAACATTCAAGAGAATTATTTAAAAACAGCTCCCCAATGGTATGTAACCCTGGTTTGATTGTCCCACATGTTTCAGTCAGGATCTTCTTTTTGTTGGCGGGGCTGCAGGGAAAGGATACTTATTTCCACAGGATGTGGGAATGTAAATATGTGCAGGGGTTTgggaacttaggctgcaatccagtacatgtctactcaggagtaagatccattgggttcaatgggacttactcccaggtaagtgtagatcatgaaaaactctggaatggtttaaaagaaatgggtgtgccacagCATCAAATTGTccagatgcacaacctatactgtgggcaagaggctactgtaagaacagaatagggagaaaccgattggttcccagtcggaaagggtgtgagatgggtgcattttatcaccctgtttgtttaatctatatgcagaacatataatacggaaagcgggattagaccaagatgaaggaagtgtgaaaactggagggagaaatatcaataatttaagataggcagacgaaaccagtaatgacttgaaacgaatactgatgaaagttaaagaggaaagcacaaaagcaggactacagctgggcatcaagaaaactaaagtaatgacaacagaagagttatgtaactttacaattgacaatgagaacattgaacttgtcaaggattatcaataccttggtacagtcattaaccaaactggagacaatagtcaagaaatcagaagaaggctaggactgggttgggcatctatgagagaactagtaaaggtcctcaaatgcagagatgtatcactgaacactaaagtcaggatcattcagaccatggtattcctatctctatgtatggatgtgaaagttggacagtgaaaaaagtggataaaagaaaaatcaactcatttgaaatgtggtgttggaggagagctttgcggataccatggactgtgaaaaagacaaataattgggtgttagaacaaattaaaccagaactaccattagaagctaaaatgacgaaactgaggttatcatactttggacacatcatgagaagacattattcgctagaaaagataataacactgggaaaaacagaagggagtagaaaaagaggaaggccaaacaggagatggattgattccataaaggaagccacagccctgaactttcaagatctgagcagggtggttcacaacagatggtgttggaggtcactgattcatagagttgccataagtcgtagtcgacttgaaggcacataacaacaataaatgttgtaatttcattcggtaggatattttattttgaaacactgaaactcaaaatcaattattgtaaggtgacattagttttatgttggaaaatgtttgttAGAAGCATAAAAAACTGcaacatgttgcttgcgtaagtattcaaccaCCCCAcattggtagagccaccttttgctacaATAACAGTTTTAAGTGTTTTGTGGTACGTATATACCAGCTTTGCATGcggtgttggagggattttggcccattcttcttggcagattctctCCCAGTCATTCAGATTGGTTGGATGTCACTtttggaccgcaattttcaatgAGCGCCAcatattctcaatgggattgagatcaagactttgactgggccattgTAGGACATTCCATTTTTTCTTCTTGCGCCACACCAATGTTGctttgggatcattgtcctgctgaaaagtgaattttctcccaagcttcagctttttagtggactgaggcaggttctcttgcagtatttccctgtgttTTCCTCcgtccattcttccttcaattttaattgaagcatccccacagcataatGCTGCCACAGtaatacttcactgtagggatggtgtgtcttgaggcatgggcaataTTAGGTTTGCACCATAGCACTTtgggttttggccaaaaagctctgtcttggtctcatctgaccacaaaaccctTTCCtgcatcgcagctggggcactctcatgctttctggcaaactctagTTGTGCTTCCAGATGGTAATTTTGAGTAACAGCTCTTTCTtgcctaccttatttgctatcttcattgctatgattctacaccttattgaggggaaacttcctactggtgtggaaatcatatattgaacagatggaaagctttttaatctcagtaggctgaaagcaaaaagtaaggtaatgtctgtcatagaactttaatatgccgatgataatgtggtctccacacattcagagaaagatcttcaaactatcctaaatgtctttgcagaagcatatagaaagcttgggctctcacttaatattaaaaaatccagtgcttcatcaacaagtgcgaactagtccctctgtagcactacCAATCCAGTAacggtgtgatgctggagaacattgatcacttcccctatcttggcagccatctctctgtaaaagctcaacatcgtctgagctctgtgagtgccgcattctcctgaatgaagcgtagagtgtttgaagattgggatattcgcaaggagaccaaaatgcttatttacaaagccattgtactaccagccttactgtacgcctgagaaacatggaccatctataaacgccactcccatcttcttgaaagattccgtcaacgctgcctctggaatattctgcaaattacttgggaagacag includes:
- the LOC133371768 gene encoding salivary gland specific protein SAGSIN1 isoform X5; the encoded protein is MAAALLSALVARFSQSAAARSYGLFCKGLTRTLLIFFDLAWKLRINFPYLYIVASMMLNVRLQVTHFWVCVCVREFGRFRFILRFTNL
- the LOC133371768 gene encoding salivary gland specific protein SAGSIN1 isoform X4; this translates as MAAALLSALVARFSQSAAARSYGLFCKGLTRTLLIFFDLAWKLRINFPYLYIVASMMLNVRLQSSTGCSVGICRCLGLSC
- the LOC133371768 gene encoding salivary gland specific protein SAGSIN1 isoform X6; amino-acid sequence: MAAALLSALVARFSQSAAARSYGLFCKGLTRTLLIFFDLAWKLRINFPYLYIVASMMLNVRLQVHIEIH